The following proteins are co-located in the Pseudomonas sp. ATCC 13867 genome:
- a CDS encoding CusA/CzcA family heavy metal efflux RND transporter codes for MFERIIRFAIEQRYLVLLAVLGMAGLGIASYQKLPIDAVPDITNVQVQVNTSAPGFTPLETEQRITYPVETAMAGLPGLQQSRSISRSGLSQVTVIFKDGTDLFFARQLVNERLQQAREQLPEGVESALGPISTGLGEIFLWTIEAEEGARKEDGTPYTPTDLRVIQDWVVKPQLRNVPGVAEVNTIGGFAKQFQVAPDPRRLAAYRLTLADVLAALERNNANVGAGYIERNGEQLLVRAPGQVENLEDIANIVVANVDGTPIRLRNVAEVELGRELRTGAATENGREVVLGTVFMLIGENSRTVARAAAAKLEEINRTLPAGVKAVTVYDRTQLVDKAIATVKRNLTEGAILVVAILFLFLGNIRAALITAMVIPLAMLFTFTGMFSNRISANLMSLGALDFGIIVDGAVVIVENAIRRLAHAQRHHGRLLTRGERLHEVFAASKEARRALIYGQLIIMVVYLPIFALTGVEGKMFHPMAFTVVLALLGAMILSVTFVPAAIALFITGKVKEEDNLLMRGARRVYEPVLDWVMARRAWVFAGAALLVLLSGLLGSRMGSEFVPSLGEGDFALQSLRTPGTSLSQSVAMQERLEQQVLAKVPEAERMFSRTGTAEIASDPMPPNISDAYVMLKPKDQWPDPNKSRAQLEAEIQEAANGVPGSAYELSQPIQLRFNELISGVRSDVAVKVFGDDMAVLNQTAEQIAGVLRQVQGSSEVKVEQTSGLPVLTVNIDRQRAARYGLNVGDIQDTVAVAVGGRQAGTLFEGDRRFDLIVRLPENLRSDIDALSRMLIPVPAPAGAADSRIGFITLGEVARLELLQGPNQVSRENGKRLVVVSANVRGRDIGSFVAEAGQRIGERVKLQAGYWTTWGGQFEQLQSAAERLQVVVPVALLLVFTLLMMMFNNVRDGLLVFTGIPFALTGGVVALWLRDIPLSISAGVGFIALSGVAVLNGLVMIAFIRSLREEGRSLDVAIREGALTRLRPVLMTALVASLGFVPMALATGTGAEVQRPLATVVIGGILSSTTLTLLVLPALYRWMHRKDEDA; via the coding sequence ATGTTCGAACGCATCATTCGTTTCGCCATCGAGCAGCGCTACCTGGTGCTGCTCGCCGTACTGGGCATGGCCGGCCTGGGCATCGCCAGCTACCAGAAGTTGCCCATCGACGCGGTGCCCGACATCACCAACGTGCAGGTGCAGGTCAACACCTCGGCGCCGGGCTTCACCCCGCTGGAAACCGAACAGCGCATCACCTACCCGGTGGAAACCGCGATGGCCGGGTTGCCCGGCCTGCAACAGAGCCGCTCGATCTCGCGTTCCGGGCTGTCCCAGGTAACGGTGATCTTCAAGGACGGCACCGACCTGTTCTTCGCCCGCCAACTGGTCAACGAGCGCCTGCAACAGGCCCGCGAGCAGCTGCCCGAAGGCGTGGAGTCCGCACTGGGGCCGATATCCACCGGCCTGGGGGAAATCTTCCTCTGGACCATCGAGGCCGAGGAGGGCGCGCGCAAGGAGGATGGCACGCCCTACACGCCGACCGACCTGCGGGTGATCCAGGACTGGGTGGTCAAGCCGCAACTGCGCAACGTACCCGGCGTGGCCGAGGTGAACACCATCGGCGGCTTCGCCAAGCAGTTCCAGGTGGCCCCTGACCCCCGCCGGCTGGCCGCCTACCGCCTGACCCTGGCGGACGTGCTGGCGGCGCTGGAGCGCAACAACGCCAACGTCGGCGCCGGCTACATCGAGCGCAACGGCGAGCAACTGCTGGTCCGCGCGCCGGGCCAGGTGGAGAACCTGGAGGACATCGCCAACATCGTGGTCGCCAACGTCGACGGCACGCCGATCCGCCTGCGCAATGTCGCCGAGGTGGAGCTGGGCCGCGAGCTGCGCACCGGCGCGGCCACCGAGAACGGCCGCGAGGTGGTACTCGGCACCGTGTTCATGCTGATCGGCGAGAACAGCCGCACCGTGGCCCGCGCCGCCGCCGCCAAACTGGAAGAGATCAACCGCACCCTGCCGGCGGGGGTGAAGGCGGTGACCGTCTACGACCGTACCCAACTGGTGGACAAGGCCATCGCCACCGTCAAGCGCAACCTTACCGAAGGCGCGATCCTGGTGGTCGCGATCCTCTTCCTGTTCCTGGGCAACATCCGTGCGGCGCTGATCACCGCGATGGTGATTCCGCTGGCGATGCTCTTCACCTTCACCGGCATGTTCAGCAACCGCATCAGCGCCAACCTGATGAGCCTGGGGGCGCTGGACTTCGGCATCATCGTCGATGGCGCCGTGGTGATCGTGGAGAACGCCATTCGCCGCCTGGCCCATGCGCAACGGCATCATGGCCGCTTGCTGACCCGTGGCGAGCGCCTGCATGAAGTCTTCGCCGCCTCGAAGGAAGCGCGCCGCGCGCTGATCTACGGGCAACTGATCATCATGGTGGTGTACCTGCCGATCTTCGCCCTCACCGGCGTCGAGGGGAAAATGTTCCACCCGATGGCCTTCACCGTGGTGCTGGCGCTGCTGGGCGCGATGATCCTCTCGGTGACCTTCGTGCCGGCGGCCATCGCGCTGTTCATCACCGGCAAGGTGAAGGAAGAGGACAACCTGCTGATGCGCGGCGCGCGGCGCGTCTACGAGCCGGTGCTGGACTGGGTGATGGCGCGGCGCGCCTGGGTGTTCGCCGGGGCCGCGCTGCTGGTGCTGTTGTCCGGGCTGCTGGGCAGTCGCATGGGCAGTGAGTTCGTACCCAGTCTGGGCGAGGGCGACTTCGCCTTGCAGTCGCTGCGCACGCCGGGCACCAGCCTGTCGCAATCGGTGGCCATGCAGGAGCGCCTGGAGCAGCAGGTGCTGGCCAAGGTGCCGGAGGCCGAGCGCATGTTCAGCCGAACCGGCACCGCGGAGATCGCCTCCGACCCGATGCCGCCGAACATTTCCGACGCCTACGTGATGCTCAAGCCCAAGGACCAGTGGCCCGATCCGAACAAGAGCCGCGCGCAGCTGGAGGCGGAAATCCAGGAGGCCGCCAACGGCGTGCCGGGCAGCGCCTACGAACTGTCGCAACCGATCCAGCTGCGCTTTAACGAGCTGATTTCCGGGGTGCGCAGCGACGTGGCGGTGAAGGTCTTCGGCGACGACATGGCGGTGCTCAACCAGACCGCCGAGCAGATCGCCGGGGTGCTGCGCCAGGTGCAGGGTTCCTCCGAGGTGAAGGTCGAGCAGACCAGCGGCCTGCCGGTGCTCACCGTCAACATCGACCGCCAGCGCGCCGCCCGCTACGGCCTCAACGTGGGCGACATCCAGGACACCGTGGCGGTGGCCGTGGGCGGTCGCCAGGCCGGCACGCTGTTCGAGGGCGACCGGCGCTTCGACCTGATCGTGCGCCTGCCGGAGAACCTGCGCAGCGACATCGACGCGCTGTCGCGCATGCTGATCCCGGTGCCGGCCCCGGCCGGCGCCGCCGATTCGCGCATCGGCTTCATCACCCTGGGCGAGGTGGCGCGCCTGGAGCTGCTCCAGGGGCCGAACCAGGTCAGCCGCGAGAACGGCAAGCGCCTGGTGGTGGTGAGCGCCAACGTGCGCGGGCGGGATATCGGCTCCTTCGTGGCGGAAGCCGGCCAGCGCATTGGCGAACGGGTGAAGTTGCAGGCGGGCTACTGGACCACCTGGGGTGGCCAGTTCGAACAGCTGCAATCGGCCGCCGAGCGCCTGCAGGTCGTGGTGCCGGTGGCGTTGCTGCTGGTGTTCACCCTGTTGATGATGATGTTCAACAACGTGCGTGACGGCCTGCTGGTGTTCACCGGGATTCCCTTCGCCCTCACCGGAGGCGTGGTGGCGCTGTGGCTGCGGGACATTCCACTGTCGATCTCCGCGGGCGTGGGCTTCATCGCGCTGTCCGGTGTGGCGGTGCTCAACGGCCTGGTGATGATCGCCTTCATCCGCAGCCTGCGGGAGGAGGGCCGCAGCCTCGACGTGGCGATCCGCGAGGGCGCGCTGACCCGGCTGCGCCCGGTGCTGATGACGGCGCTGGTGGCCTCGCTGGGCTTCGTACCGATGGCGCTCGCCACCGGCACCGGCGCGGAAGTGCAGCGTCCGCTGGCCACCGTGGTGATCGGCGGCATCCTCTCGTCCACCACCCTGACGCTGCTGGTGCTGCCCGCGCTGTATCGCTGGATGCACCGCAAGGATGAGGATGCGTAG
- a CDS encoding OprD family porin: MYRRKLPLAASLLALGVASPAALAEEKPEGFLEGASLEILNRNFYFNRDARHGQSVSPRGNGYSEVWAHGIIGKFESGFTQGTVGVGVDAFAMLGFQLDTGDGRNGAGGSVDMLPTDNDDRTESDYAKAGGAAKVRLWDTVLKIGDVFPETPVVHYGDSRLLPESFRGLTLQNTSLEGLTLQGGRLHSMSQPQSRQMDDGFETFYAGPVDSPWIAYGGGDYSINDNASVSLYSSRLKDAWNQYYFGTALNFPLSEAVELFGGFNYYKSVDEGRELLGEFDTNIWSASAGVHIGAHRVALSYQRNNGDNDFDYLRQADSIYLDNSIQYSDFNSPKEQSWMVRYDLDMATYGVPGLSFMTRYARGSDADYSNANSVYMRRDGNGDPLTEQKRWERDIEAKYVFQEGRLKDLSLRVRQATTRATAFESDLDEVRLIVEYPLYVL, from the coding sequence ATGTATCGACGCAAACTCCCCCTGGCGGCCTCGCTGCTGGCCTTGGGCGTCGCCTCGCCGGCCGCACTGGCCGAGGAGAAGCCCGAAGGCTTCCTCGAAGGCGCCAGCCTGGAAATCCTCAACCGTAACTTCTACTTCAACCGCGACGCCCGCCACGGCCAGTCCGTGTCGCCGCGCGGCAACGGTTACTCGGAAGTCTGGGCACACGGGATCATCGGCAAGTTCGAATCCGGCTTCACCCAGGGTACGGTGGGCGTGGGCGTGGACGCCTTCGCCATGCTCGGCTTCCAGCTGGATACCGGCGACGGCCGCAACGGTGCCGGCGGCTCGGTGGACATGCTGCCCACCGACAACGACGACCGCACCGAGAGCGATTACGCCAAGGCCGGCGGCGCCGCCAAGGTGCGCTTGTGGGATACGGTCCTGAAGATCGGCGACGTATTCCCCGAGACTCCCGTGGTGCACTACGGCGACTCGCGCTTGCTGCCGGAGAGTTTCCGTGGCCTCACCCTGCAGAACACCAGCCTGGAGGGCCTGACCCTGCAAGGCGGCCGCCTGCACTCGATGAGCCAGCCGCAGTCGCGGCAGATGGACGACGGCTTCGAAACCTTCTACGCCGGCCCCGTGGACTCGCCGTGGATCGCCTACGGCGGCGGCGACTACAGCATCAACGACAACGCCAGTGTCAGCCTCTACAGCAGCCGCCTGAAGGACGCCTGGAACCAGTACTACTTCGGTACCGCGCTGAACTTCCCGCTGAGCGAGGCGGTGGAACTGTTCGGCGGTTTCAACTACTACAAGTCGGTGGACGAAGGCCGTGAACTGCTCGGCGAATTCGACACCAACATCTGGAGCGCCAGCGCCGGCGTACATATCGGCGCGCACCGCGTCGCCCTGAGCTACCAGCGCAACAACGGCGACAACGACTTCGACTACCTGCGCCAGGCCGACTCGATCTACCTGGACAACTCCATCCAGTACAGCGACTTCAACTCGCCGAAGGAACAATCCTGGATGGTCCGCTACGATCTCGACATGGCCACCTACGGCGTACCCGGCCTGAGCTTCATGACCCGCTACGCGCGTGGCAGCGACGCCGATTACTCCAACGCCAACAGCGTGTACATGCGCCGCGACGGCAACGGCGACCCACTCACCGAGCAGAAGCGCTGGGAGCGCGACATCGAAGCCAAGTACGTGTTCCAGGAAGGCCGTCTGAAAGACCTCTCGCTGCGCGTACGCCAGGCCACCACCCGGGCCACGGCGTTCGAATCGGACCTGGATGAGGTGCGGCTGATCGTCGAGTACCCGCTGTACGTGTTGTAA
- a CDS encoding cupin domain-containing protein, which produces MSNEQVAPETRGVTVELLTTVDLGPEIEGMAGRQLRMRKVTFEPGGVFGPLHDHKDRPGTVFILQGRITDHRNGVATDYGPGVGWPEDRNTTHWLENRGTVAAVEISVDIVRLR; this is translated from the coding sequence ATGAGCAACGAACAGGTGGCGCCCGAAACGCGCGGTGTAACGGTGGAGTTGCTGACAACGGTCGACCTTGGCCCGGAGATCGAGGGCATGGCCGGGCGGCAGCTCAGGATGCGCAAGGTGACCTTCGAACCGGGCGGCGTCTTCGGGCCGCTGCATGACCACAAGGACAGGCCCGGCACCGTCTTCATCCTGCAGGGCCGCATCACCGATCACCGCAACGGCGTTGCCACGGACTACGGGCCGGGCGTGGGCTGGCCGGAGGACAGGAACACCACGCACTGGCTCGAAAACCGGGGGACGGTTGCGGCGGTGGAGATCTCGGTGGATATCGTCAGGCTGAGGTGA
- a CDS encoding DUF2388 domain-containing protein, with protein MNRASILLGTIFLLAVIGPASGMDGRGNSSDHFTIATSLGTAAASESTSHSVRTYKAAHNDALAFVASDGAIHGAQLEQALREYRQEYPRSTLDDGELAQAIASQR; from the coding sequence TTGAATCGAGCAAGCATCCTGTTGGGCACCATCTTCCTGCTGGCCGTCATCGGCCCGGCGAGCGGCATGGACGGACGGGGCAATTCCAGCGATCACTTCACCATCGCCACCAGCCTTGGCACCGCCGCCGCCAGCGAGTCCACCAGCCATTCCGTACGAACCTACAAGGCCGCCCACAACGACGCCCTGGCATTCGTCGCCTCCGACGGTGCCATCCACGGTGCGCAACTGGAGCAGGCGCTGCGTGAATACCGGCAGGAATATCCGCGCTCCACGCTGGACGATGGGGAGCTGGCCCAGGCGATTGCCAGCCAGCGCTGA
- a CDS encoding GFA family protein yields MERFTGGCLCGSVRIVASGRPFRVGLCHCLDCRKHHGALFHASAVFPQEAVTVDGETHEYAGRYFCPRCGSSVFSRSADEIEVNLGSLDAPDQLKPTYELWTLRRESWLPPFPLARRYARDREGTGRAEE; encoded by the coding sequence ATGGAACGATTCACCGGGGGTTGCCTGTGCGGCAGCGTCCGCATTGTGGCGTCGGGCCGTCCGTTCCGGGTCGGCCTGTGCCACTGCCTGGATTGCCGCAAGCACCACGGAGCGCTGTTTCACGCTTCCGCGGTGTTCCCCCAGGAGGCGGTGACGGTCGACGGTGAAACACACGAGTACGCCGGGCGGTATTTCTGTCCGCGCTGTGGTTCGTCGGTCTTCTCGCGCAGCGCGGATGAGATTGAGGTGAACCTCGGCTCCCTGGATGCGCCGGACCAGTTGAAACCCACCTACGAGCTCTGGACTCTCCGCCGCGAGTCCTGGCTGCCGCCGTTTCCGCTCGCGCGGCGATACGCGCGCGATCGTGAAGGCACGGGGCGTGCCGAGGAGTAG
- a CDS encoding helix-turn-helix transcriptional regulator — MLQGMGRTQQDLLAALLYRAGGMSIDELAEQLAVTRTAVRQHLAALERDALVVRGPTRPTGRRPEQLYLLSAQGRELFPRQYQLLADLLIGEIAELLGHDTLMRMMRKLGNRLATELEASPVAEPRIAEHLNETGYEAQIIARSSGELEIVAHNCVFHHLADLYPEVCELDLALIGTLGGHPVEHLECMHRGGQVCRFHLRRTADDDSA; from the coding sequence ATGCTTCAAGGAATGGGTCGCACCCAGCAAGACCTGCTCGCCGCCCTGCTTTACCGGGCGGGCGGCATGAGCATCGACGAGTTGGCCGAGCAACTGGCGGTCACCCGTACGGCCGTGCGCCAGCACCTGGCGGCGCTGGAGCGCGACGCCCTGGTCGTGCGCGGCCCCACTCGCCCGACCGGGCGCCGGCCGGAACAGCTGTACCTGCTGAGCGCCCAGGGCCGGGAGCTGTTTCCCCGCCAATACCAGTTGCTCGCCGACCTGCTGATCGGCGAGATCGCGGAGCTCCTCGGGCACGACACCCTGATGCGGATGATGCGCAAGCTCGGCAACCGCCTGGCCACCGAACTGGAAGCCTCGCCGGTGGCGGAGCCGCGCATCGCCGAACACCTCAACGAGACGGGCTACGAAGCGCAGATCATCGCCCGCAGCTCCGGCGAGCTGGAGATCGTCGCGCACAACTGCGTGTTCCACCACCTGGCCGACCTCTATCCCGAAGTCTGCGAACTCGACCTGGCGCTGATCGGCACCCTCGGCGGCCACCCCGTCGAACACCTCGAATGCATGCACCGTGGCGGACAGGTCTGCCGCTTCCACCTGCGACGGACGGCGGACGACGACTCCGCCTGA
- a CDS encoding ArsR/SmtB family transcription factor codes for MANNEAAISDVFQALADPTRCAIIGALGFGAQSVSMLAAPFDMALPSFMKHLTVLERSGLIRSHKSGRTRTCELVPQRLAQAEQWIAEQRALWEARSDRMAGFVEQLHQQEQDHDPEC; via the coding sequence ATGGCTAACAATGAAGCGGCAATCAGCGACGTGTTCCAGGCGCTGGCGGACCCCACCCGCTGCGCCATCATCGGCGCGCTCGGTTTCGGCGCGCAGTCGGTGTCGATGCTGGCGGCGCCGTTCGACATGGCGCTGCCATCCTTCATGAAGCACCTGACGGTGCTCGAACGCAGCGGACTCATCCGCAGCCACAAGAGCGGCCGGACCCGTACCTGCGAACTGGTGCCGCAGCGCCTGGCGCAGGCCGAGCAGTGGATCGCCGAGCAGCGCGCCCTGTGGGAGGCCCGCTCGGACCGCATGGCCGGATTCGTCGAACAACTCCACCAACAGGAGCAGGACCATGACCCCGAATGCTGA
- a CDS encoding SRPBCC family protein, with translation MTPNADRADSRDLIITRVLDAPRSALWRAWSEPELLRQWWCPKPWTTEVLAFELKPGGAFHTLMKGPDGGVSDNPGSFLDVVPGERLVFTSMLTGGWRPNTPWIGFTAIITMTDEGTGCRYTAQVMHPDDAARAQHEELGFFDGWNTVITQLEAFATTLG, from the coding sequence ATGACCCCGAATGCTGACCGCGCCGACTCGCGCGACCTGATCATCACCCGCGTGCTCGATGCCCCGCGCAGTGCCCTGTGGCGCGCCTGGTCGGAGCCCGAACTGCTCCGACAATGGTGGTGCCCCAAGCCCTGGACCACCGAAGTGCTGGCGTTCGAGCTCAAGCCCGGCGGTGCCTTCCACACCCTGATGAAAGGGCCGGACGGCGGCGTCAGCGACAACCCTGGCAGCTTCCTCGACGTGGTGCCCGGCGAGCGCCTGGTGTTCACCTCGATGCTCACCGGCGGCTGGCGGCCGAACACGCCCTGGATAGGCTTCACCGCGATCATCACGATGACCGACGAAGGCACCGGCTGCCGCTATACCGCCCAGGTGATGCACCCCGACGACGCCGCTCGGGCACAGCACGAAGAGCTCGGCTTCTTCGACGGCTGGAATACCGTCATCACCCAGCTCGAAGCCTTTGCCACCACGCTGGGGTGA
- a CDS encoding Hcp family type VI secretion system effector, which yields MPTPAYLSLEGTKQGLITAGTFTEDSVGNIFQEGHEDQILVQAFNHQVIIPRDPQSGQPTGQRVHKPLMITKVFDKSSPLIFNALTSGERLNKCRLEWYRTSSTGTQEHYFTIELEDAVIVDVQSRMPNCQDPNMAHFTHLEDVYFTYRKIVWTHEVSGTSGSDDWRTPISA from the coding sequence ATGCCAACACCCGCGTATCTGTCCCTCGAAGGCACCAAGCAAGGCCTGATCACCGCCGGCACCTTCACCGAGGACTCGGTCGGCAACATCTTCCAGGAAGGTCACGAAGACCAGATTCTGGTTCAGGCCTTCAACCACCAGGTCATCATCCCGCGTGATCCGCAGTCCGGCCAGCCGACCGGTCAGCGCGTGCACAAGCCGCTGATGATCACCAAGGTCTTCGACAAGTCCTCGCCGCTGATCTTCAACGCCCTGACCTCCGGCGAGCGTCTGAACAAGTGCCGCCTGGAGTGGTACCGCACTTCCTCCACCGGTACCCAGGAGCACTACTTCACCATCGAGCTGGAAGACGCGGTGATCGTCGACGTGCAGTCGCGCATGCCGAACTGCCAGGACCCGAACATGGCGCACTTCACTCACCTGGAAGACGTCTACTTCACCTACCGCAAGATCGTCTGGACCCACGAAGTCTCCGGCACCTCCGGCTCCGACGACTGGCGCACCCCGATCTCTGCCTGA
- the tssI gene encoding type VI secretion system Vgr family protein has translation MFAPANQTHFSLSIEDASSDLQVLEFTGRETLNQPFHFELELVSDNPALELESLLHKAAYLAIGQDGAGIHGQVYRVAQGESGKRLTRYQVSLVPRLAYLAHRFNQRIFQQLSVPQIIGKVLEEHGILADAYRFQLGPTVYPKRDYCTQYDESDLHFIQRLCEEEGIHYHFEHSAQQHLLVFGDDQTCFPKLASLAYQQDSGLVADVPVVRRFGQRLETRTSRTTRRDYHFEKPRLDLESAARSDVKPDLEDYDYPGRFTDRERGKHLSQRALERHRSDFVLCEGRSDQPSLRSGHFLSLTGHPRADWNDLWLLTEIHHEGKQPQVLEESISSDTTELKDDFHQGYRNRFAATPWNVPYRPPLEHPKPRILGSQSAVVTGPAGEEIHCDPYGRVKVQFFWDREGQADDKTSCWLRVASSWAGKQFGAIAIPRVGMEVLVSFLEGDPDQPLVSGCLYHAENQVPYELPANKTRSLFKTNSYPGGDGFNELRIEDRKGQEQIFVHAQRDWDENIEYDQRIRIGHERHDTVEANTYSEFRAEEHHTTHGDRKVELRSDDHLTVGNNQHLKIGTGQFVEAGQEIHLSGGLKVVMEAGSELTLKAGGSFVKLDAGGITLSGATVKVNSGGSPGTGTPAEPLLPGPLRQADADKPGEILLPAQRQALMQKKPLCAICEAAKQEAASESA, from the coding sequence ATGTTCGCCCCGGCCAACCAGACTCATTTCAGCCTGAGCATCGAAGACGCCAGCAGCGATCTGCAGGTGCTCGAGTTCACCGGGCGAGAGACCCTGAACCAGCCCTTTCACTTCGAACTCGAACTGGTCAGCGACAACCCCGCGCTGGAGCTGGAAAGCCTGCTGCACAAGGCCGCCTACCTGGCCATCGGGCAGGATGGAGCCGGCATTCATGGCCAGGTCTACCGGGTCGCCCAGGGCGAGTCCGGCAAGCGCCTGACCCGCTACCAGGTCAGCCTGGTGCCGCGCCTGGCCTACCTGGCCCATCGCTTCAACCAGCGGATATTCCAGCAACTGAGCGTGCCGCAGATCATCGGCAAGGTACTGGAAGAGCATGGCATCCTCGCCGACGCCTATCGCTTCCAGCTCGGCCCGACCGTCTATCCCAAGCGTGACTATTGCACGCAGTACGACGAGTCCGACCTGCACTTCATTCAGCGCCTGTGCGAAGAGGAGGGCATTCACTACCACTTCGAGCACAGCGCCCAGCAGCACTTGCTGGTCTTCGGCGACGACCAGACCTGCTTCCCGAAACTGGCGTCACTGGCCTACCAGCAGGATTCCGGCCTGGTGGCCGACGTACCGGTGGTCCGCCGCTTCGGCCAACGCCTGGAAACCCGCACCAGCCGCACGACCCGCCGCGACTACCATTTCGAGAAGCCTCGGCTCGACCTCGAAAGCGCCGCCCGCAGCGACGTCAAGCCGGACCTCGAAGACTACGACTACCCCGGCCGCTTCACCGACCGCGAGCGCGGCAAGCACCTCAGCCAGCGCGCGCTGGAGCGCCACCGCAGCGACTTCGTCCTCTGCGAAGGGCGCAGTGACCAGCCCAGCCTGCGCAGCGGGCATTTCCTCTCGTTGACCGGGCACCCGCGCGCCGACTGGAACGACCTCTGGCTGCTCACCGAAATCCACCACGAAGGCAAGCAGCCCCAGGTGCTGGAAGAATCCATCAGCAGTGACACCACCGAGCTCAAGGACGACTTCCATCAGGGCTATCGCAACCGTTTCGCCGCCACGCCTTGGAACGTGCCCTATCGCCCGCCGCTGGAGCATCCGAAGCCGCGCATCCTCGGCAGCCAGAGCGCCGTAGTGACCGGTCCCGCCGGGGAGGAAATTCATTGCGACCCGTACGGCCGGGTCAAGGTGCAGTTCTTCTGGGACCGCGAGGGCCAGGCCGACGACAAGACCAGTTGCTGGCTGCGTGTCGCCTCCAGTTGGGCCGGCAAGCAGTTCGGCGCCATCGCCATTCCGCGCGTGGGCATGGAGGTGCTGGTCAGTTTCCTCGAGGGTGACCCGGACCAGCCGCTGGTATCCGGCTGCCTCTACCATGCCGAGAATCAGGTGCCGTACGAGCTGCCGGCGAACAAGACCCGCAGCCTGTTCAAGACCAACAGCTACCCTGGCGGCGATGGTTTCAACGAACTGCGTATCGAGGACCGCAAGGGCCAGGAGCAGATATTCGTCCACGCCCAGCGCGACTGGGACGAGAACATCGAGTACGACCAGCGCATCCGCATCGGCCACGAACGCCACGACACCGTCGAGGCGAACACCTACAGCGAGTTCAGGGCCGAGGAGCACCACACCACCCACGGCGACCGCAAGGTCGAACTGCGCAGCGACGACCACCTCACCGTCGGTAACAACCAGCACCTCAAGATCGGCACCGGCCAGTTCGTCGAGGCCGGCCAGGAGATTCATCTGTCCGGCGGCCTGAAAGTGGTGATGGAAGCGGGCAGCGAACTGACGCTCAAGGCCGGTGGCAGCTTCGTCAAGCTGGATGCCGGCGGCATCACGCTCAGCGGTGCCACGGTGAAGGTGAACAGTGGCGGAAGCCCTGGGACGGGAACGCCGGCGGAGCCTTTGTTACCGGGGCCGTTACGGCAAGCTGATGCGGATAAACCGGGCGAGATCCTGTTGCCGGCGCAGCGCCAGGCCCTGATGCAGAAGAAACCGCTCTGCGCGATCTGTGAGGCGGCAAAGCAGGAGGCTGCGAGTGAGTCCGCATGA
- a CDS encoding DUF4123 domain-containing protein, whose protein sequence is MSPHDTAMFPSLPANLPWGQVAALLLDGVTVESLLPKLYEWSSSPTVWPLYMHTRWKDLIDLSPCLIRLRGPDDPILLRFLNNAPQEWGYLIFSDLDWPSLTARMSWLASVRHPTGEEALLRLADPAVAHALAGVAERNRDPDWFGPCSTLVIPDERSDCWHLHRRPGPWTSVPPPRVPYQLGDAQIASLEEVSFRATVKELDEHMRQFFPGYAAGLPRSERWLHLNSLTSAAYESGFCSPHDITLYANIHGFLGPQALDDHPDIRELLAETANQNPSQRLETAAHRAMERAASLSGRQG, encoded by the coding sequence GTGAGTCCGCATGACACTGCGATGTTCCCGTCGTTACCTGCGAATCTGCCCTGGGGGCAGGTGGCGGCACTGTTGCTCGACGGGGTAACTGTCGAGTCGTTGTTGCCAAAGCTATATGAGTGGTCGAGTTCGCCCACGGTGTGGCCGTTATATATGCACACTCGCTGGAAAGATCTTATCGATCTGTCTCCGTGTCTCATTCGCTTGAGGGGCCCTGACGACCCCATTCTGCTTCGCTTCCTGAATAACGCCCCGCAGGAGTGGGGATATCTCATTTTTAGCGACCTCGATTGGCCCTCGCTAACCGCCCGGATGAGCTGGCTTGCCAGTGTTCGTCATCCAACCGGGGAAGAAGCGCTACTGCGATTGGCCGATCCGGCCGTGGCCCACGCATTGGCCGGTGTCGCTGAGCGCAATCGCGATCCAGACTGGTTCGGTCCGTGCAGCACTCTGGTCATACCTGACGAACGAAGCGATTGCTGGCACCTGCATCGCCGACCAGGCCCCTGGACCTCGGTGCCCCCACCCCGAGTCCCCTATCAGCTTGGCGACGCCCAGATCGCCAGCCTGGAAGAGGTTAGCTTTCGCGCAACGGTCAAGGAACTCGATGAGCACATGCGACAGTTCTTTCCCGGCTATGCGGCCGGCCTGCCCCGATCCGAGCGTTGGCTTCATCTGAACTCATTGACATCGGCGGCCTACGAGTCGGGTTTCTGCTCGCCTCATGACATCACCCTGTACGCCAACATTCACGGTTTCCTGGGACCCCAGGCTCTGGATGATCACCCCGACATCCGAGAGCTTCTGGCAGAAACCGCCAACCAGAATCCGAGCCAGCGGCTCGAAACGGCGGCTCATCGAGCGATGGAGCGTGCTGCCAGCTTATCCGGGAGGCAAGGATGA